A stretch of the Sebaldella sp. S0638 genome encodes the following:
- a CDS encoding Imm51 family immunity protein gives MKNSYLELHLENTEISSDYMEQVKADLWENDEYISFNLTIEEITRGICYAFDLYPFDDESEDMEELSEALEAKGFEVNGYGWEDYLCEYIEKNYPDFLDKVNTDSESDTCGIYVMDSLEDYKKLLCYVSEAVRALLA, from the coding sequence ATGAAAAACAGTTATTTAGAGTTACATTTGGAAAATACTGAAATTAGCAGTGATTATATGGAGCAGGTAAAAGCAGATCTGTGGGAAAATGATGAATACATCTCGTTTAATTTAACAATAGAAGAGATAACAAGAGGAATATGTTATGCCTTCGATTTATATCCGTTTGACGATGAGTCAGAGGATATGGAGGAGTTAAGTGAAGCTTTGGAAGCCAAGGGATTCGAAGTTAACGGCTATGGATGGGAAGATTATTTATGCGAATATATTGAAAAAAATTATCCTGATTTTCTGGATAAAGTCAATACAGACAGCGAGTCTGATACATGTGGTATTTATGTAATGGACAGTCTGGAAGATTATAAAAAATTACTGTGTTATGTATCAGAAGCTGTTAGAGCTTTGTTAGCTTAG